A single Bufo bufo chromosome 6, aBufBuf1.1, whole genome shotgun sequence DNA region contains:
- the LOC121005126 gene encoding ADP-ribosylation factor 1-like, protein MGLLLSSLHQALKKFTGYEARLLMLGLDAAGKTTILYKLKMHETVTTIPTIGFNVETLEPMRNVTFTVWDMGSQDRIRALWKHYYQNTDGLIFVVDSADPERFLEANSELTAILESDERRGVPFVVMANKQDLPGARRSGELSEELGLRKIKGHQWHVQGCCATTGDGLIEGLEVLTDLVKQVKNKAF, encoded by the coding sequence ATGGGTCTACTCCTGAGCAGCCTCCACCAAGCCCTAAAGAAGTTTACTGGATACGAAGCACGGCTCCTGATGCTGGGTCTAGATGCTGCTGGGAAGACAACAATCCTGTACAAACTAAAGATGCATGAGACAGTCACTACAATCCCCACCATTGGGTTCAACGTAGAAACTCTAGAACCCATGCGTAATGTCACCTTCACCGTGTGGGATATGGGCAGTCAGGACAGGATTAGAGCTCTGTGGAAACATTACTATCAAAACACAGATGGGCTTATATTTGTCGTGGACAGTGCTGACCCTGAGAGATTTCTAGAAGCCAACTCAGAGCTCACTGCCATACTTGAGAGTGATGAAAGAAGAGGAGTCCCCTTTGTGGTGATGGCCAATAAGCAAGATCTACCAGGTGCCAGGCGCTCCGGAGAACTCTCCGAAGAGCTGGGACTAAGGAAGATAAAAGGACACCAATGGCATGTCCAAGGATGTTGTGCTACCACTGGAGATGGACTTATTGAGGGGTTGGAGGTCCTTACTGACTTGGTGAAACAAGTTAAGAACAAGGCATTCTGA